AGCCGACCATCGGGTGGATGTCCGACATCGAGGGACTCACCAGGACAAAGGCCGAACGCTTCCTGCACAAGTACTACGCGCCGAACAACGCCATCATGGCGATCGTCGGGGACATCGATCCGAAGCAGACGATCGAGCTCATCGAGCGCTACTTCGGGAAGATCCCGCCGGGGACCCCCGTGCCGCCGGTGACGGTGGAGGAACCGGCGCAGCAGGGGGAGAAACGGACCGAGATCCTTGGTGACGCGGAGCCCGAGCTCCTGGTCGGCTTCCACAAGCCGACCCTCCCGGCGCCGGACGACTACGTCTTCGACGTCATCGACATGCTCCTCACCAACGGGCGCACCTCCAGGCTGTACAAAAAACTGGTACTGGAGAAGCAGCTCGCTACTTCGGTCTCCTCCTTCTCGGCGCCGGGGGACCGCTATCCGAACCTTTTCATCATCAACGCCACGCCGCGGGCGCCGCATACGGTCGTCGAGGTGGAGAAGTCGATCTATGAGGAGCTGGAGCGGCTGAAGTCCGAGCCGGTAACGGAGAGGGAGCTGAAGCAGATCCTCAACAATCTGGAATTCGAGGAGTCGCACCAGATGGTCTCCAACAGCGGCCTCGCCAGGAACCTGACGGAATACGAGGCGGTGGCAGGAAGCTGGCGCTACCTCATAGAGCACCGCCAGAAGGTCTCCCAGGTCACGGCCGCAGACGTGCAGCGCGTCGCGCGGCAGTACTTCACGCGGGAAAACCGCAACGTCGGCTTCATTACCAAAGACACGACCGCACCCGCGAGGTAACCGTAGATGAAACTGATGAAGACACTTCTCATTTTCTGCCTGCTGGCGATTTCCTGCGGGGCCCCCGCCTACGGCGCGCCGCAGGGCGCCATCAACCCGCGCACCATCACCTTTCCGCCGCTGAAGTTCCAGATACCGAAGAGCGACAGGGTTACCCTCAAAAACGGGATGGTGGTGTACCTGCTGCAGGATCATGACCTTCCGCTGGTGAACGTCACCGCCTACATCAACGCCGGCAGCATCTTCGATCCGGCGGAGAAGTCAGGACTCGCCTCCATTACCGCCTCGGCGATGAGGAGCGGAGGATCGAAGCGGACACCGCCGGAGAAGCTCGATGCCGAGCTCGAATTCATGGCCTCCGCCATCGAGGCCGCTGCCGGGATGGAGTATGCCAGCATCTCCATGACCACCCTTACCAGTAACCTGGACCGCACGCTGCAGCTCATGACCGAGCTTCTGCTGCAGCCGGGCTTCGACCAGACACGGCTGGAAGTCCTCAGGAAGCAGGCGATCGAAGCGGTGCGCCGCGAGAACGACGACCCGAAGGCGGTGGCAGACCGGGAGCTCAGGCGCGCCATCTACCCCAACAGCCCGCTCGGGCGCACCCCCACGGTGCCGGACCTGCAAAGGATCACCCGGGAGGACGTCATCGCCTTCAAGGAGCGCTACGTCATCCCCGCCAACACCATTCTCGCCATCTCCGGCGACTTCGACAAGAACGAGATCCTGGAGTGCCTGAACCGGATGCTGGCGCAATGGCCGCAGCGCACCCCCTCCTTCCCGCAGATCGCGGCGCCGAAGGAGAGCCCGATGCCAGAGGTCCTGCACGTGCAAAAGGGGGTGAACCAGTCGGTGATCCGCATGGGGCACCTGGGGATCGAAAAGAACAACCCTGACCTGTACGCACTGAAGGTGCTCGACTACATCCTCGGTGGCGGCTTCACCTCCCGCCTCACCCAGGAAATCCGCTCAAACCAGGGGCTCGCCTATAACGTGGAGTCCGACTTCGAGGTCGGCAGGCGCTTCCCCGGCACCTTTATTACGGAGACGGAGACGAAGTCGGGAACGACGGGGAGGGCGATCACGCTGATGCACTCCATCGTGGAGGGGATGACGAAGGCGGAGGTGACCGACCGGGAATTGAACCTGGCAAAGGATGCCATCGTAAACTCCTTCATCTTCGGCTTCACGAAGACTGAAGCGGTGGTGAACCAGCAGGCCCGCCTGGAGTTCTTCAGCTACCCTCCGAACTACCTGGAGACATACCGGGAGAAGATAGCGAAAGTAACGAAGGAAGATGTGCTGCGCGTGGCGCGCAAATACCTGCACCCCGAGGCGATGAAGCTCGTTGTGGTGGGGGATGAGAAGAAGTTCGACCAGCCCCTCTCGACCTTCGGGTCGGTGCAGGAAATCAAGCTGCAAAACTCACAATAGGAGGTAAGGATGGCAACGTGGAAGTGCAAGTCGTGTGGTTTCAGCAAGGAAGGTAGGTGCAAGCCCCAGAAGTGCCCGCAGTGCCAGGAGAAGGGGAACTTCGAGAAGGCGGAATAACTCCAAACGCCTGCAAAGGTGACGCAGAAATAAAAAAGGGCAGGCGAAACAGGGAATCACTCCTGCGGCGCCTGCCCTTTTTGTCCTATCTCATCTCTACCGCGACCGACGCCGCCCCCTACAGCTTCGAGGGGAAGGAAGCCAGCGGCAGGAGCTGGTACCCCTGAAGTTTCGGCGCCAGCACATCCTCCTCAATGGGACGGTTCACCTCCGGCTCGTCGAAGGCAATGGTTACCCTATCCCCCCCTACACCGGTGATCTCGACCCGTTCCGCGAAAGGCACCCCATCCACCTCGCGGTAATCCTTGTACAGCACCTCGACCCCGTCCGCGACCTTGCGCTCCACGAGGCCGTTGTCGTAGAAAAACACCTGCTCCTTCCTGCCGTCAGCCGAGACCGTCTCGGTGCCGGGAGCGCCGTTTTCCGCCGTCGGCGCCGGCGCGAGCACCCATTGCAGGAGGCTCCACTCCGCCAGGAGCCCGCGAGCGGCGAGGTCCGCAGCGGTGCCGCTGTATGCCGTCATCTTCGAGGGAAGTATGCAGACGATTTTCTCCCCTTCGCTGAAGAGCTCCAGGAGGCTCGTTCCGAAGGGGGAGAGGATGGCGACGTGCAGCCGGTCGGGGCGCTTGAAGACCAGATAGCCACGCGCGCTGCCACTTCTGGCGCCGCTCACGGCGACTGCGACGTCGGAGCGCAGCGTCTCTACAGACACCCCGGGGGTGGCCTTCAGAGGGGGGCGCGCCGTGGCGCACCCCGAAAGTATCAATAGGAAAAGGATGAGAAGGAGGCGGTATCGCATCGGGAAACGGGGACTACACGTCATGGGCACCTTCCAGGATTTTCAGGAAGCGGTCCAAACGGTATCCCGCCTCTTTTGCTGCGTCGACAAGTATGTCGCAAATCTGGGTCAACTGCGCCTTCGGCAGAGACGGTATCGCGGGGGCAAGGGGTGCCAGCTGCAAGAGATAGCGCAGCAGGAGCTCGAAGCGCTCCTTGTTGAACCATTCCGCCCCGCCACTGTCATGCAGCTGCAGGAAATGCATCGCAGCGGTGTCGCCGAAGAGGTTCGCGCAGGCAGCCGCCCTTCCCTTCTCCGCTACGCTGCGGAAGAAGGTCTCCTGGCTCAGCAGGGTGTGCAGCAGGAGCGCCCAGTCGCTCGGAGGAAGGGGGGTGGGGAGCTCCGGAGTTCCCGCCGCCATGCACTGGCACGCCTCCTCGAAGGGACGGGCGAGGCCATAGGCGTCGTATTGATCCGCACTCTCTCCGGGGTGAATCTTCGTCATGTGATGGAGCGCGAAGAAGGTGGTGAAAACAGTCCTGCTGAACGGATCGCGCGTCAGGAGCGGCAGGGCATCGCGGACCTCGGAGGAGAAGCGCGCCACGATCTGCGCCCTCTCCCGCTCCGGCCTGTCCGGCGCGAGCGCCGCCAGAAAGGCACTGTACGTCGACTCCAGGCTCCCCGCCAGTCCCGGTCCCACCTGCTTCAGCCCTATCAGCTTGTTCAGGAATTCGCGCAGCGCCTCGTTCTGCACCGCGTAGCGCACCTGCTTCACCTCTTCCTCGAGGCTCCACACGCCGGTACCGTTCAGACGGTGGCAGAGCGCCCCCCAGGTGCCATATTCGTCGTCCACGATCTCCCCGAAGTCGAGGAAGGCGTAGTACTGGTAACCGGAAAGCTCGACGTAGAGCCCCTGCTCGCATAGCTGACGCCCGCTGCGCAGGTAGCTGTACCCGGAGGAGTAATCCCTGAAACGGTAATAGTGGCGCGAGTCGGGGTTGAAGCCGAGCGCCTCCCCGAGCGTTTTCCTGATCAGCGACGATCCGCCGGAGGAGTCCTTCACCGCGATGGCGCTCGACTCCCTGATCCAGCCGCTCGTGTCCGCGAAGCGGTTGTGGTAGATGACCAGGCCGCGCTCTCCGGAGTACGACCGGTTGGAGTAGGCGAAGACATCCTCGTTTACGTGGCTGCCGCTGTAGAAGTCAAAGAGGGCGAAGTGGTCCGATCCGGAGAAGATGTGCCTCCTGCGCATGAGGGGGAAGATCTGGCACTCGTGGCGCCCCACCAGGTGCTCGTCGATCGGCTCGTCCCAGTAGGCTCTCTTGTACTCCATGCCGTACTTCTCGTGGAACCCCTCGATCTGGCCGTGACCGAACATGGGGAGCCCCGGCATGGTGACCAGGAGGACGGCGGCGCCGAAATACTTCCCTTCCTTCCCGAACTGCTCCACCGCGGTCCGCTCGTCCGGGTTGTTCATGAAGTTCACGAAGCGCTGCAGGATGCGCGGGTCGAACTCCAGCACGTTCTTCAGCGTCTGCCGGTACTTCGCGTTCTCCTCCATCTTCAGCATGTTCATGAAGGCGCTGTTGTACACCCGGTGCATCCCCAGGGTGCGCACGAAGTACCCTTCCATGAGCCAGAATGCCTCCGCCAGAAGGAGGGTGTCGGGGGCATCGCTCGCCACCCGGTCCACCACCTCGCGCCAGAACTCCACCGGGAAGACGGCGTCGAAGGAGGTGCGATCCATCCCGTGCTCGATGCGCGACGGGACGCCGCTGCCGTGACCGGGCTGGGGGAACCAGAGGCGCTGGTAGTGCTTCTTCGCCAGCGTCATCGCCGCGTCGAAGCGGATGATGGGGAAGTTGCGCGCCACGTGGAGGATGGTGTTGATGACCGCCTCGCGCACCTCGGCGACCAGGTAGTTCAGCTGCGCCGTGTCGTTCCACGGGGTGCTGGTGCCGTCGTTGCCGTGGTAGATGTAACGGACCCTGCCGCTGCCGCGGTCCAGATGCTTGAAGACCACCGCCGCGTCCCGCTTCTCCCAGTAGCCGTCCTCGATCCAAAGCCCCACCCGCCCGTCCGGGGAGAGGTCGGGGCCGTTGTAGGAGTACCCCGGGTACGGCGGATAGTCTAGCTGAATGTACCAGTCCGGATGCTCCACCACCCATTTGGAGTAGAGGCCGGTATGGTTCGGGACCATGTCGCTGGCGAGCCTGATGCCGCGCTGGGCGCAACGATCCTTCAGGTTCTGCAGCGCCCCCTCCCCTCCCAGGTCGTGGGCGATGATGTAGTCGTAGAGGGAGTAGGCGGAGGAGATGGCGTCGTGGTTCCCCGCGATCTGCTTGATCCTCTGCGAGGCGCTGGAGCGCTCCCAGATCCCGATCAGCCACAGCCCGGTGAACCCCCAGCGCGCCAGCTTGTCCAGCTCCTCGTCGGGAATCTGGTCCAGCCGGTGGATCTCGCGGCGATACGTCTTGGAAAGCTGTCCGAGCCAGACGTACACCATCTTCGCCAGCATCACCACGTTCGCCATCCAGTCGGCGTCGCGGGAGTAGCGCTCGTACTCCGGGTAGTCGTACCCGCCGAACTCACCGACACCCTTGCCGAACCTGAGAACCTTCGGTCGCCCCACCCCTCCGAAGAAGACGCGTCCCTCTTCGTTGACGATCTCCTGCGCCGCGACGAGCTCCTCCAGGAGATCGGCCGGGAGGATGGAGGCCCAATTCTGCCGGATGTAGTCGATCTGACCTTCCAGCGAATTGGGGGAGGCGAGGATCGGGGCGCGCAGGAGGGCGGGGAGGGAAAGGGGCATCGACTCGAAGGGGGGGCACTCCCCCAGGAGGCGGTCGATGGTGGAGGTCACGTCGGGGTAGCTGGAGTCGCCGGCCAGTTCCTCGTCGTCGAAGAGCTGCCGGAAGCTGTCCACGGCGGGATTCTCCGCGCTCAGGCGCAGCAGGAGGCACTCCATGGCCAGAAGCTGCCTGTTGCCGAGCTGCTGGTCCTCCTCGAGAAAGCGCTGAGGGTTGGTCTTCCCGAGCACCATGTCGCGTGCGGGGAAGTATTCCATGAAAGCGGAGAACTCGCCCCTCGCTCCCCCCTCGAAGGCGGGAAAGCCTCCCCGTTCCGCCACCACCGGGAGTATCCCCGGATGCTGCTTCTGGGTGTAGTGGCCGATCAGGTAGCGGAAGACCCGGTTCAACATCCCGTACATGTGGAGGAGCCCCGGCTGGACGTATCCTTCCACGCCCCCCCCCGTATCGTTCAGAGCCCTGGCAAGACGGCGGGCGAATACCACACCGGGGACACCGTTGATATCGTCCAGCAGCTCAACAAGCCCGATCTTGTCACCGCACGCCTTGGAAATCTGAATACCGAAGGAGAAGTACCTGGATTTCATTAGTTGCTGTTCCACGAGACACCTCATAAAGTCATGGCAGATTTCGCCGAAGCCGCGCTCCCGGCGCACCCAAAGCCATAAATATACCTTGGAAAGCCACCACTGTCTTTAAAATAATGTAATTAACCATCTGCCGAGACTGCTCTCATCCCTTTTCCTCGGCGTTCCGCGCAGATGCCCTGTGGCAGATCGCGCCCACCGCAAACGCGGCGCCTCCCTTCAGCTGTCTACTGCCGCGAGGTCGGACCCGGAGACGTTGGGGTTGACCTCGCGCCGGCCGCACGCTATCATGCGGCCATTACATTATCAGGATATCAGCCATTAACGACCTTGCCGTCCTAAAGTACCTCAATAAACACCGCCGGAGAGCAATCTGCGTCTGCATCCTCCTGGCGCTTCTTCCCCTTGCCTCCTTCGTCCTCTTCCTCTCCATCCCCGCCGGCAACGGGAGCCGCAGCGCCATCGTGGAACTCGGGCGAGGGTACACCCTGCGCCCCCTCGCGGCCGAGCTCGACTCCCGCCGCATCATAACCAGTGCACGGCTCTTCACCCTCTATGCACGCATGAAGGGGAGCGACAGCCGGGTGAAGGCCGGATACTACCAGTTCAACGACGGCATGCGCCCCGGTGAGATCCTGGCAAAGATGGTGGCGGGGGATTTCTACGAGCGGCTCTTCGCCCTCCCGGAGGGGTACTCCACCTACCAGATCGGTGAGATGCTGGAGAAGCGGGGGCTCTTCAAAAGGGACGCCTTCCTGGAAGCGTGCCGCGACAGGAAGCTCCTTGCCGAGCTCCAGATAAATGGGGAGAGCGTCGAGGGATACCTCCTTCCCGGCGCCTACAACGTCCTTCCCGCCATGACGGAGCGGCAGCTCCTCCGCGAGATGGTGCAGCGCTTCAACGCACGGTACCGCGCCGGAGACGCCGCGCTCGCCGCCCGGGCGCAGCGCGCCGGGATCTCCCTCACGAAGCTCCTGACCCTTGCCTCCATGGTGGACAAGGAGGCGGTCCGGCCGGAGGAGCGCCCGATAATCGCGGCAGTCTTCGCGAACAGGCTGAACAAGGGGATGCGCCTGCAGAGCGATCCGACCGCAGTGTACGGCGTGCGCGCCTTTGCCGGCGCGGTCACCAAAAAGGACATCCTGCGCCCCTCGCCGTACAACACCTACCTCATCGCCGCCCTCCCCCCCGGCCCGATCGGGAACCCGAGCCCGGAGGCTGCAGAGGCGGTCCTGAACCACCCCCAACTCCCCTACCTTTACTTCGTTGCCCGCGGCGACGGCAGCCATTGCTTCAGCTCGACACTGGTGGAGCATAACCGGGCCGTGTACCGCTTTCTCAAGGCCCCCTCTGCATCGTGCGCGGTGAGCGCATCCCCGCAGAATCCCCCTCCGCAGGCACGGCGCTAGCCTTACCGACACTGCTCCTTTTCGCTTCGCTCTAAACGTGCGGTGGCGCATTCCGTGCCCGCGCGCGCCCTGTCTGCAACTTCGCCCCCCCCTAGCCCCCCCCCTCGTACCTGCGACTCCAGCCCCCGTCCCCCTTCCATAGCACCCGCTCCGAGTTTGGAATTTTTACTTAATTTTTGTTAAAGATCTTACCGCCTGCGCCGAAAGGTTACCTTGGGGAGCCGCTCCGTTGATGGAAGAGCGAAGGGGTCTGTTTCGTTCACCTCCATACAGCTCGCGGCGTCGGCGCATTCACCTCGAATCCTAAAAGGGAGGCAGGCTATGTCAGCTGGAGAAAAAATTATTTTGCAAGAATTGGCCGTAGATACTGGCGTTGCAGGTACTGGCGTCGTAGAACCCTCTGCGCGATCGTGGAATTTATTGTGGATCCTGCTCCCGTTTGTCGCAGTGGCAGTGGTGTTTCGCCTCTATAGCTCCCTCGATATCAAGGCTACCGTCGCCGGCTTTAGCACTGACGACATGATGCTCATTGAGACAATCCTCTTCTTTTCCGGCGTCATGAGCGGCCTTTCCGGCTTCGGGTTTTCGGCCGTCGGCGCAGCCACGCTCCTCTTCATGAGTCCCGTTCTGGAAGCTCCGCTGCTCCAGACGCTTTCCACCTGCAACCAGCTCCTTTCGGTAAAGCAGTTACGGGCCGATATGCCGAGTTTCGGGACCCCTGAGGCGTGGAAAAATTTCTGGGACGGGCCGGGATTCTGCATTCTGGGGGGAGTCCCAGGCTCCTGTCTCGGAATCTGGCTGCTCAGCCATCTTCCCGGACGGCAGCTAACGACCGCCTTCGGCGGGCTTTTGGTGCTGTACGCGATCTATTCGATCTTCAAGCCGGCGGGCGCGAAGTTGAAGGGCTTTGACGGTCCCATAACAGGCACGGTAGTCGGCTTTATTGGCGGCGCCCTTGGCGGGTTTACGGCATTTCCCGGAGCGGCTGTAGTGGTCTGGACAGGACTTCGGGATCTCCCGAAGACTCAGAATCGCGCCATTGTGCAGCCGTACATCATCATGTCCCAGCTTTTCTCGCTGGCGCTCGTCGCGACGTTGCATCCGGAATACCTGAGTCATGACTATTGGATGCTTCTCCTGGCCTCGTTGCCAGCCGTTTTGCCTGGGACACTGTGCGGGCTTTTCCTGTACAAGCGTATTTCCGACGTGAACTTCAGGCGCGTCTCGTTCCTGCTGTTGGGGCTATCGGGAATGGCCCTGCTTCTGAAGAATTTCGGATCGATCCTGACGCGGATGCTGTAAAGGGAACGGGGATACCAAGGGTCCGAGGCCGAGTGCTTCGGACCCTTCCCGTTTGGATGTATGGCGGGGCGCGTGGCGGACACAGGCAGTGTGGGTTCGTCGCTCCCCCTG
The DNA window shown above is from Geomonas sp. RF6 and carries:
- a CDS encoding lipoprotein insertase outer membrane protein LolB, giving the protein MTCSPRFPMRYRLLLILFLLILSGCATARPPLKATPGVSVETLRSDVAVAVSGARSGSARGYLVFKRPDRLHVAILSPFGTSLLELFSEGEKIVCILPSKMTAYSGTAADLAARGLLAEWSLLQWVLAPAPTAENGAPGTETVSADGRKEQVFFYDNGLVERKVADGVEVLYKDYREVDGVPFAERVEITGVGGDRVTIAFDEPEVNRPIEEDVLAPKLQGYQLLPLASFPSKL
- a CDS encoding RCKP-type rubredoxin-like domain-containing protein; translated protein: MATWKCKSCGFSKEGRCKPQKCPQCQEKGNFEKAE
- a CDS encoding M16 family metallopeptidase, producing the protein MKLMKTLLIFCLLAISCGAPAYGAPQGAINPRTITFPPLKFQIPKSDRVTLKNGMVVYLLQDHDLPLVNVTAYINAGSIFDPAEKSGLASITASAMRSGGSKRTPPEKLDAELEFMASAIEAAAGMEYASISMTTLTSNLDRTLQLMTELLLQPGFDQTRLEVLRKQAIEAVRRENDDPKAVADRELRRAIYPNSPLGRTPTVPDLQRITREDVIAFKERYVIPANTILAISGDFDKNEILECLNRMLAQWPQRTPSFPQIAAPKESPMPEVLHVQKGVNQSVIRMGHLGIEKNNPDLYALKVLDYILGGGFTSRLTQEIRSNQGLAYNVESDFEVGRRFPGTFITETETKSGTTGRAITLMHSIVEGMTKAEVTDRELNLAKDAIVNSFIFGFTKTEAVVNQQARLEFFSYPPNYLETYREKIAKVTKEDVLRVARKYLHPEAMKLVVVGDEKKFDQPLSTFGSVQEIKLQNSQ
- a CDS encoding alpha-amylase family glycosyl hydrolase, with protein sequence MKSRYFSFGIQISKACGDKIGLVELLDDINGVPGVVFARRLARALNDTGGGVEGYVQPGLLHMYGMLNRVFRYLIGHYTQKQHPGILPVVAERGGFPAFEGGARGEFSAFMEYFPARDMVLGKTNPQRFLEEDQQLGNRQLLAMECLLLRLSAENPAVDSFRQLFDDEELAGDSSYPDVTSTIDRLLGECPPFESMPLSLPALLRAPILASPNSLEGQIDYIRQNWASILPADLLEELVAAQEIVNEEGRVFFGGVGRPKVLRFGKGVGEFGGYDYPEYERYSRDADWMANVVMLAKMVYVWLGQLSKTYRREIHRLDQIPDEELDKLARWGFTGLWLIGIWERSSASQRIKQIAGNHDAISSAYSLYDYIIAHDLGGEGALQNLKDRCAQRGIRLASDMVPNHTGLYSKWVVEHPDWYIQLDYPPYPGYSYNGPDLSPDGRVGLWIEDGYWEKRDAAVVFKHLDRGSGRVRYIYHGNDGTSTPWNDTAQLNYLVAEVREAVINTILHVARNFPIIRFDAAMTLAKKHYQRLWFPQPGHGSGVPSRIEHGMDRTSFDAVFPVEFWREVVDRVASDAPDTLLLAEAFWLMEGYFVRTLGMHRVYNSAFMNMLKMEENAKYRQTLKNVLEFDPRILQRFVNFMNNPDERTAVEQFGKEGKYFGAAVLLVTMPGLPMFGHGQIEGFHEKYGMEYKRAYWDEPIDEHLVGRHECQIFPLMRRRHIFSGSDHFALFDFYSGSHVNEDVFAYSNRSYSGERGLVIYHNRFADTSGWIRESSAIAVKDSSGGSSLIRKTLGEALGFNPDSRHYYRFRDYSSGYSYLRSGRQLCEQGLYVELSGYQYYAFLDFGEIVDDEYGTWGALCHRLNGTGVWSLEEEVKQVRYAVQNEALREFLNKLIGLKQVGPGLAGSLESTYSAFLAALAPDRPERERAQIVARFSSEVRDALPLLTRDPFSRTVFTTFFALHHMTKIHPGESADQYDAYGLARPFEEACQCMAAGTPELPTPLPPSDWALLLHTLLSQETFFRSVAEKGRAAACANLFGDTAAMHFLQLHDSGGAEWFNKERFELLLRYLLQLAPLAPAIPSLPKAQLTQICDILVDAAKEAGYRLDRFLKILEGAHDV
- a CDS encoding sulfite exporter TauE/SafE family protein, with the protein product MSAGEKIILQELAVDTGVAGTGVVEPSARSWNLLWILLPFVAVAVVFRLYSSLDIKATVAGFSTDDMMLIETILFFSGVMSGLSGFGFSAVGAATLLFMSPVLEAPLLQTLSTCNQLLSVKQLRADMPSFGTPEAWKNFWDGPGFCILGGVPGSCLGIWLLSHLPGRQLTTAFGGLLVLYAIYSIFKPAGAKLKGFDGPITGTVVGFIGGALGGFTAFPGAAVVVWTGLRDLPKTQNRAIVQPYIIMSQLFSLALVATLHPEYLSHDYWMLLLASLPAVLPGTLCGLFLYKRISDVNFRRVSFLLLGLSGMALLLKNFGSILTRML
- the mltG gene encoding endolytic transglycosylase MltG, with protein sequence MALLPLASFVLFLSIPAGNGSRSAIVELGRGYTLRPLAAELDSRRIITSARLFTLYARMKGSDSRVKAGYYQFNDGMRPGEILAKMVAGDFYERLFALPEGYSTYQIGEMLEKRGLFKRDAFLEACRDRKLLAELQINGESVEGYLLPGAYNVLPAMTERQLLREMVQRFNARYRAGDAALAARAQRAGISLTKLLTLASMVDKEAVRPEERPIIAAVFANRLNKGMRLQSDPTAVYGVRAFAGAVTKKDILRPSPYNTYLIAALPPGPIGNPSPEAAEAVLNHPQLPYLYFVARGDGSHCFSSTLVEHNRAVYRFLKAPSASCAVSASPQNPPPQARR
- a CDS encoding M16 family metallopeptidase: MPSKAALVCALLLSAATCFGQGLADKVQEHTLKNGMKVLMVARHTSPTVAAWIRFKVGSVDERSDERGLAHLLEHMLFKGTKTLGTKDYAAEKPVLDKIEETAQKLMAEEQKKEKADQKEVARLKSELQRLEKEGEKYVIKEEFADLYARNGGSGYNAFTSKDGTTYIISMPANKMELWAAIESDRMQNAVLREFYTERNVVMEERRRSYDAEPEGKLWETFIANSFNAHPNGQPTIGWMSDIEGLTRTKAERFLHKYYAPNNAIMAIVGDIDPKQTIELIERYFGKIPPGTPVPPVTVEEPAQQGEKRTEILGDAEPELLVGFHKPTLPAPDDYVFDVIDMLLTNGRTSRLYKKLVLEKQLATSVSSFSAPGDRYPNLFIINATPRAPHTVVEVEKSIYEELERLKSEPVTERELKQILNNLEFEESHQMVSNSGLARNLTEYEAVAGSWRYLIEHRQKVSQVTAADVQRVARQYFTRENRNVGFITKDTTAPAR